The Fragaria vesca subsp. vesca linkage group LG2, FraVesHawaii_1.0, whole genome shotgun sequence genome includes a window with the following:
- the LOC101308933 gene encoding uncharacterized protein LOC101308933 — MAWSKRCRFYNFPLSLKTRRLEVSSSSSALKSARSAAQLIPHMAPRVRARKRGHLDRALKAMAALSFPEKLVRDTVDELLEVYGGDHGWGFIEDASYSVLVDALLEKQQDGTEKPIASPQDHARSEHGPETSAVVPTCTPLKVVQSQTTQPLNSTPLTKIPAASALEAEAMAASSAMELAKKFRFQSVIFESDSQNLVDAINGSKTTPHWSLIPTINRIRHDSCFFRTFSWRWTTRQANSAADHVAVLSLRKMCSDILSRMVFLVLRQHHDLGNRIGVDCTDSYHMRCRIVFVCSSSRN; from the exons ATGGCCTGGTCAAAACGCTGTCGTTTTTATAATTTTCCCCTCTCGCTAAAAACACGGCGTCTGGAAGTCTCTTCCTCAAGCTCAGCTCTCAAG AGTGCGCGCAGTGCAGCTCAGCTGATCCCACATATGGCTCCAAGAGTTCGGGCCAGAAAG AGGGGTCATTTGGATAGGGCTCTAAAGGCTATGGCTGCCCTTTCTTTTCCAGAGAAACTAGTCCGTGATACAGTGGATGAATTACTTGAA GTTTATGGAGGAGATCATGGATGGGGCTTTATTGAAGATGCTTCTTATTCTGTCCTTGTCGATGCTCTTCTTGAAAAACAACAAGATGGTACTGAAAAGCCG ATTGCTTCTCCACAAGATCATGCAAGAAGTGAACATGGTCCTGAAACTTCAGCAGTTGTGCCTACCTGCACACCATTGAAGGTCGTGCAATCACAGACTACTCAACCTCTGAACTCTACACCACTGACTAAAATACCAG CAGCATCTGCGCTTGAGGCGGAGGCCATGGCGGCATCATCAGCGATGGAGCTCGCAAAAAAATTCCGGTTCCAATCAGTCATCTTCGAATCAGATTCACAAAACTTGGTTGATGCGATTAATGGTTCGAAGACTACACCACATTGGAGCCTCATTCCCACAATCAATCGGATCCGCCATGATTCTTGTTTCTTCAGAACCTTCTCATGGAGGTGGACTACCCGTCAAGCGAACTCGGCAGCCGATCATGTTGCCGTGCTATCCTTGAGGAAGATGTGCTCTGACATTCTATCGAGGATGGTCTTCCTTGTCCTCCGACAGCATCATGACTTGGGAAACAGAATTGGCGTTGACTGCACTGACTCTTATCATATGAGATGTCGTATCGTGTTCGTCTGCTCCAGCTCTAGGAACTAG
- the LOC101311637 gene encoding phytosulfokine receptor 2-like, which yields MDKTFQAVLAATGSFFAITVIFAVVYILFKGSQSKSTRSRRARAAAVRNNPIRLNCITVDEIASFDPSLKVSMEEVVKATKNFNKDLVVGDGGFGLVYKAQLSDGLKVAIKKLDPDAFQGFREFQAEMETLGELHHPNLVKILGYCVSGADRILIYEFMERGNLDRWLHDSSSTDLDGYDDTAGCKLPLSWKTRNKVVRGVANGLAYLHGLEKPIIHRDIKASNVLLDREYEAHIADFGLARSIDTSRSHVSTQFAGTMGYMPPEYKDGFTGATVKADVFSFGILMLEIATGRRPNLPSVFDGKEMGLVEWSRKMVANNRQMEMVDSSISREDLDEGSVKRYFEIVGECAHESSRQRPPMKDVIQLLNDLQS from the coding sequence ATGGACAAGACTTTCCAAGCCGTCCTCGCCGCCACCGGAAGCTTCTTCGCCATAACCGTAATCTTCGCCGTCGTCTACATACTCTTCAAGGGCTCCCAGTCCAAGTCAACCCGCTCCCGCCGCGCCCGTGCCGCCGCCGTCCGCAACAACCCGATCCGGCTCAACTGCATCACCGTCGACGAGATCGCCTCCTTCGATCCCTCCCTCAAAGTCTCCATGGAAGAAGTCGTCAAGGCCACCAAGAACTTCAACAAGGACCTCGTCGTCGGCGACGGCGGCTTCGGCCTCGTCTACAAGGCCCAGCTCTCCGACGGCCTCAAGGTCGCCATCAAGAAGCTCGATCCCGACGCCTTCCAGGGCTTCCGCGAGTTTCAGGCCGAGATGGAAACCCTAGGTGAGCTCCACCACCCCAATCTCGTCAAGATTCTCGGCTACTGTGTCTCCGGCGCCGACCGGATTTTGATTTATGAGTTTATGGAGAGGGGGAATCTGGACCGTTGGCTTCACGACTCGTCGTCAACGGATTTGGACGGTTATGATGACACGGCTGGGTGTAAATTACCGTTATCTTGGAAGACGAGGAACAAGGTCGTTAGGGGTGTGGCTAATGGCTTGGCCTATTTGCATGGGTTGGAGAAGCCTATAATTCATAGGGACATCAAGGCTAGCAATGTGTTGTTAGACAGGGAATATGAGGCCCATATTGCGGATTTCGGGCTCGCGAGGAGCATCGACACGTCACGGTCCCACGTGTCGACGCAATTTGCGGGCACCATGGGGTACATGCCACCCGAGTACAAAGACGGGTTTACGGGGGCGACAGTGAAAGCGGATGTGTTTAGTTTCGGGATTTTGATGTTGGAGATTGCAACGGGGAGACGGCCTAATTTGCCGAGCGTGTTTGACGGGAAAGAGATGGGGTTGGTGGAATGGTCGAGGAAAATGGTGGCCAATAACCGGCAAATGGAAATGGTGGATTCGAGTATTTCGAGGGAGGATTTGGATGAAGGCAGTGTCAAGAGGTACTTTGAAATTGTTGGTGAATGTGCTCATGAGTCTTCAAGGCAGAGGCCCCCAATGAAAGATGTAATTCAGCTGTTAAATGACCTTCAATCGTGA
- the LOC101311059 gene encoding disease resistance protein RPM1-like: protein MDALLAAPPLLQTLVLTGKLNKVPLWFLSLESLAVLYLHWSRLTEDFLPHIHALPNLTNLWLCNAYVGNQLLFQTGFQKLAALYLTNFPQLNLITIEKGAMPALKTMDISECMELKRLPRGIKHLTCLQKLHLHRVSNELVEHMRRERGVDHSNVKHISDIRLFH, encoded by the coding sequence ATGGATGCATTGTTGGCGGCTCCTCCTCTGCTGCAAACACTTGTTTTAACTGGAAAGTTAAACAAGGTTCCGCTCTGGTTTCTCTCACTTGAGAGCCTTGCTGTCTTGTATTTGCATTGGTCAAGATTAACAGAAGACTTTCTTCCTCACATTCATGCACTACCTAATCTGACCAACCTTTGGCTATGCAATGCATATGTAGGAAACCAGTTGCTCTTTCAAACTGGGTTCCAAAAGCTTGCTGCTTTGTACCTAACCAATTTTCCTCAGTTGAATCTGATCACCATAGAGAAGGGGGCAATGCCGGCATTGAAGACGATGGACATTTCTGAATGCATGGAGTTAAAGCGCTTGCCTCGCGGAATCAAACATCTGACATGTCTCCAGAAGTTGCATTTGCACAGGGTTTCCAATGAACTTGTGGAGCACATGCGCCGAGAACGAGGTGTGGATCATTCCAACGTTAAACACATCTCTGATATTCGTCTTTTCCACTAA
- the LOC101308640 gene encoding disease resistance protein RPM1-like gives MASPAIDLLIGKIVSFLESEVSLLEGVHDELGEVKLELLTMKAFLEDAERKGALGEVEKTWVANVRDVSIDVEDIMDEFTYQTNKRRSWGPFTKAFSKTLRLPQNIWERHRIATKLQKIMKTIKDIPERSRRYGSLRIEGSTSHHVGNRVEVCGESSLFLKDDDLVGITDAKKKIVGWLSSGHSQRTVITVVGMGGSGKTTLVASIFNSQTVQHFNCYTWITVSQSYTIEDLFRVMINELFAAAQIDVPQNLSNMSYRHLVELLVRYLQPRRYMIVLDDVWDTNLWRSIDVALPKGTHGSRIMLTTRNKDIASLAFGVESHVHQIEPLNTSDAWDLFSRRAFSSVRDKSCPPELQLIARELVGKCEGLPLGLVALGSLMSTKRFVSEWKKVYNGMSWELSNNPTLEVVKSILLLSFNDLSHRLKHCFLYFCIFPEDDTIKGKRLVRLWIAEGFIEQVRGAQPEEIAESYLAELTCRCMLQVVEREPSGRAKKFKMHDLLRELAISISEELKFCTTYNKNETKEDRRAPRRLSIQGCSGEVRAHKDMSKVRSFFIFAPKMMTSSSLEIVLPSGFKLLRVLDLKYAPIHELPDEIMKCFNLTSLNLKGTEVRKLPKQIGNLQNLETLDIRDSNIRVLPVGIVELQKLRHLFMYHFNYGAYKCFDSFQGTQAPASIYKLQSLQILDSVVVGNK, from the exons ATGGCTTCTCCTGCAATAGACCTTCTGATTGGCAAAATAGTATCGTTTCTTGAAAGTGAAGTCTCATTGCTAGAAGGAGTTCATGATGAGCTAGGAGAAGTCAAGCTTGAGCTGTTAACCATGAAGGCCTTCTTGGAGGATGCAGAAAGGAAGGGAGCTCTCGGTGAAGTAGAGAAAACATGGGTGGCAAATGTGAGAGATGTCTCCATTGACGTAGAAGACATCATGGATGAGTTCACGTATCAGACAAACAAGCGAAGAAGTTGGGGTCCGTTCACAAAAGCCTTCAGTAAGACACTACGTCTCCCACAAAACATTTGGGAGAGGCATCGGATTGCCACAAAGTTGCAGAAGATCATGAAAACAATCAAAGATATTCCAGAGAGAAGCCGGCGTTATGGTTCTTTACGCATAGAAGGCAGTACTTCCCACCATGTTGGGAACCGGGTCGAAGTCTGTGGCGAGTCGTCTCTTTTCTTGAAAGATGATGATCTTGTGGGGATCACAGATGCTAAGAAGAAAATAGTTGGATGGTTATCGTCTGGCCATTCTCAGAGAACTGTCATTACGGTTGTAGGAATGGGGGGTTCGGGAAAGACGACCTTAGTTGCAAGCATCTTCAACAGTCAAACTGTACAACATTTCAACTGCTACACCTGGATTACAGTCTCACAAAGTTATACTATTGAAGATCTGTTTCGAGTCATGATCAATGAACTCTTTGCAGCGGCACAAATAGATGTTCCTCAAAACTTGAGCAACATGAGTTATAGACATTTAGTGGAATTGCTTGTCCGCTACTTGCAGCCAAGGAGGTATATGATTGTCTTAGATGATGTGTGGGACACAAATCTTTGGAGATCCATAGATGTTGCACTTCCCAAAGGAACTCATGGTAGCCGCATCATGCTTACAACTCGGAACAAAGACATTGCTTCTCTGGCGTTTGGAGTCGAGAGTCATGTTCATCAGATTGAACCTCTTAATACAAGTGATGCTTGGGATCTTTTCTCCAGAAGAGCATTCTCTAGTGTGAGAGACAAGTCTTGTCCACCAGAGCTTCAACTCATAGCTAGGGAGCTCGTAGGAAAATGTGAAGGCTTACCTCTAGGACTCGTGGCTTTGGGTTCGCTCATGTCAACCAAAAGATTTGTGTCCGAGTGGAAGAAAGTTTACAATGGCATGAGTTGGGAGCTCAGCAATAATCCGACACTTGAAGTAGTGAAGAGCATTTTGTTGCTAAGCTTCAATGATCTATCTCACCGACTCAAGCACTGCTTCTTATATTTCTGCATTTTTCCAGAAGATGACACCATTAAGGGGAAAAGGCTAGTTCGGTTGTGGATAGCAGAGGGATTTATTGAACAAGTTAGAGGGGCTCAGCCAGAAGAGATAGCTGAGAGCTACCTAGCAGAGCTAACTTGCCGCTGTATGCTTCAAGTGGTTGAGAGAGAACCATCTGGAAGGGCAAAAAAATTTAAAATGCATGACCTTTTGCGAGAACTTGCAATTTCAATTTCAGAAGAACTGAAGTTTTGTACTACGTATAATAAGAATGAAACAAAAGAAGACAGACGAGCTCCACGCCGCCTTTCAATACAAGGATGCTCTGGAGAAGTACGAGCACACAAAGACATGTCAAAGGTTCGCTCATTCTTTATCTTTGCTCCTAAGATGATGACCTCTTCTTCATTGGAGATAGTACTACCATCTGGTTTTAAACTGTTGAGGGTCTTGGATCTTAAATATGCACCGATTCATGAATTGCCAGATGAAATAATGAAGTGCTTCAACTTGACGAGTTTGAACTTGAAAGGGACAGAAGTCAGAAAGCTTCCAAAACAGATAGGGAATCTCCAGAACTTGGAAACGTTGGACATTAGGGACTCCAATATAAGGGTACTTCCAGTTGGAATTGTAGAGTTACAAAAGTTGCGACATCTTTTCATGTACCATTTCAATTATGGTGCTTATAAGTGTTTTGATAGCTTTCAAGGCACCCAAGCACCAGCAAGCATATATAAGCTGCAGAGTCTGCAAATTTTGGATTCAGTCGTGGTAGGAA ACAAGTAG